The following are from one region of the Phycisphaeraceae bacterium genome:
- the phrB gene encoding deoxyribodipyrimidine photo-lyase yields MRALMWFRTDLRLRDNPALHSAARDATRGVVALFVLSPKDWERHDDAPAKIDFVLRNLRELSKELEGRNIALRVERAGHFTDVPGIVRRVAEEHGCDALFLNREYEVNERERDERTQRLFEDAGLAVRAFDGQVGIAPGEVLTKQDAFYTVFTPFKRRWIERFEEMGCPEPLPLVKKQAVLVGEPGEVPGRVKGWESPIDPSLWPAGEAHAKRRLDAFLESRIADYKDHRDIPGVNGTSAMSPYLTSGVVSARQLIHAAREANGGKLAGGSDGASTWISELIWREFYKHMLIGFPRVCKHRPLQLETERVRWKDNPEHLKAWQEGRTGYPIVDAAMRQLRETGWMHNRLRMIAAMFLTKDLFLDWRLGERWFMRNLVDGDLSSNNGGWQWSASVGADAQPYFRVFNPTTQGEKFDAKGEFVGKYVEELRGVDPREIHDPSPITRAACGYPGPIVDHKEARVHAIEAFKKIKKG; encoded by the coding sequence ATGCGCGCGTTGATGTGGTTCAGGACGGATCTGCGCCTGCGCGACAACCCCGCGCTGCACTCGGCGGCGAGGGACGCGACGAGGGGCGTGGTGGCGCTGTTCGTGCTGTCGCCCAAGGACTGGGAGCGCCACGATGACGCGCCTGCGAAGATCGATTTCGTGCTGCGGAACCTTCGGGAACTGTCGAAGGAACTGGAAGGGCGCAACATCGCGCTTCGCGTCGAGAGGGCGGGGCACTTCACGGATGTGCCGGGGATCGTCCGGCGCGTCGCGGAAGAGCACGGCTGCGACGCGCTGTTTCTGAACCGCGAGTACGAGGTGAACGAGCGCGAGCGCGACGAGCGGACGCAGCGACTGTTCGAGGACGCCGGTCTGGCGGTGCGCGCGTTTGACGGGCAGGTGGGCATCGCGCCGGGCGAGGTGCTGACGAAGCAGGACGCGTTCTACACGGTGTTCACGCCCTTCAAGCGCCGGTGGATCGAGCGGTTCGAGGAGATGGGCTGCCCGGAGCCGCTGCCGCTGGTGAAGAAACAGGCGGTGCTGGTCGGCGAGCCTGGCGAGGTTCCGGGGCGTGTGAAGGGGTGGGAGTCGCCGATCGATCCCTCGCTGTGGCCGGCCGGCGAGGCGCACGCGAAGCGCCGGCTCGACGCGTTCCTCGAGTCGCGCATCGCGGACTACAAGGACCATCGCGACATCCCGGGCGTCAACGGCACGAGCGCGATGTCGCCTTACCTCACCAGCGGTGTAGTGTCGGCGCGACAGTTGATCCACGCGGCGCGCGAGGCGAACGGTGGGAAACTCGCAGGGGGCAGCGATGGCGCGTCGACCTGGATCAGCGAACTGATCTGGCGCGAGTTTTACAAGCACATGCTCATCGGCTTCCCGCGCGTGTGCAAGCACCGGCCGCTGCAACTCGAGACCGAGCGCGTCCGGTGGAAGGACAATCCGGAGCATCTGAAGGCGTGGCAGGAGGGGCGCACGGGCTACCCGATCGTCGACGCGGCGATGCGACAACTCCGCGAGACGGGGTGGATGCACAACCGGCTGCGCATGATCGCGGCCATGTTCCTCACGAAAGACCTGTTCCTCGACTGGCGCCTGGGCGAGCGGTGGTTCATGCGCAACCTCGTCGACGGCGACCTGTCGAGCAACAACGGCGGGTGGCAGTGGTCGGCGAGCGTCGGCGCCGACGCGCAGCCCTATTTCCGCGTGTTCAACCCGACGACGCAGGGCGAGAAGTTCGACGCGAAGGGCGAGTTCGTGGGGAAGTATGTCGAGGAACTGCGTGGGGTCGATCCGCGCGAGATCCACGACCCGTCCCCGATCACGCGCGCGGCGTGCGGCTATCCCGGGCCGATCGTCGATCACAAAGAGGCGCGCGTGCACGCGATCGAGGCGTTCAAGAAGATCAAGAAGGGCTGA
- a CDS encoding cryptochrome/photolyase family protein has protein sequence MSAAKAQGAFTKVIGAAAPTSAERLLVLFGDQLDERSPALTELNPDRDAVLMVEVRDESTHVPSHRQRTVLFLAAMRHFALTLVERGMRVRYVAIDDPENTHSFDGEVRRAVKALGVKKLIVQRPGEHRVMAMAAAWKKSLVETEIVEDQHFLCSPKRFREWADGKKSLVMEMFYRSERKRLGVLMDDDAKPVGGSWNFDKENRRSFKKAPSAPAVHRAKPDAITKEVIATVEREMPDLPGRLSSFGWGVTRDEAKRSLGDFVEHRLRFFGDHQDAMWTGEPFLYHSLLSPYVNLHLLSPMEMVEPALEALDEGRAPINAVEGFVRQIIGWREFIRGVYWLEGPGYGERNSLGQHGRLPEFYWTGETEMRCVRESVGQVLEHGYGHHIQRLMVTGNFALISGVHPRAISDWYLGMYVDAIDWVTLPNTLGMAMHADGGVVGTKPYAASGKYIQKMSNYCKGCRYDPDKRTGEGACPFNTFYWEFLVRNEKMFGANRRMSLILSHVKKMTRQEKVELTVSAGKLREGFGIGDVSKGTA, from the coding sequence ATGAGCGCGGCCAAAGCGCAGGGCGCATTCACGAAGGTGATCGGCGCAGCCGCTCCTACGAGCGCGGAGCGCCTGCTCGTGCTGTTCGGGGATCAACTCGACGAAAGGTCGCCCGCGCTGACGGAACTGAACCCGGATCGCGACGCGGTGCTCATGGTGGAGGTGCGCGACGAGTCGACGCATGTCCCCAGCCACCGGCAGCGGACCGTGCTCTTTCTAGCGGCGATGCGCCACTTCGCGCTGACCCTCGTCGAGCGGGGGATGCGCGTCCGGTATGTCGCGATCGACGATCCCGAGAACACGCACTCGTTCGACGGCGAGGTCCGGCGCGCGGTGAAGGCGCTGGGCGTGAAGAAACTGATCGTCCAGCGCCCGGGCGAGCACCGCGTGATGGCCATGGCCGCGGCGTGGAAGAAGTCGCTCGTCGAGACCGAGATCGTCGAGGATCAGCACTTCCTGTGCTCGCCGAAGCGGTTCCGCGAATGGGCGGACGGGAAGAAGTCGCTGGTGATGGAGATGTTCTACCGGAGCGAGCGGAAACGCCTGGGCGTGCTGATGGACGACGACGCTAAGCCGGTCGGCGGCTCGTGGAACTTCGACAAGGAGAACCGGCGTTCGTTCAAGAAGGCGCCCAGCGCACCGGCGGTGCATCGCGCGAAGCCCGACGCGATCACGAAGGAGGTCATCGCGACGGTCGAGCGCGAGATGCCCGACCTTCCCGGGCGATTGTCGTCGTTCGGGTGGGGCGTGACGCGCGACGAGGCGAAGCGGTCGCTCGGGGATTTCGTCGAGCACCGGCTGCGCTTCTTCGGGGATCATCAGGACGCGATGTGGACGGGCGAGCCGTTCCTGTACCACTCGCTGCTGTCCCCGTATGTCAATCTGCACCTGCTCTCGCCGATGGAGATGGTCGAGCCGGCGCTGGAGGCGCTGGACGAGGGGCGTGCGCCCATCAACGCTGTCGAGGGGTTCGTGCGCCAGATCATCGGCTGGCGTGAGTTCATCCGGGGCGTGTACTGGCTGGAGGGGCCGGGCTACGGGGAGCGCAACTCGCTCGGGCAGCACGGCAGACTGCCGGAGTTCTACTGGACGGGCGAAACCGAGATGCGCTGCGTGCGCGAGAGCGTCGGGCAGGTGCTCGAGCACGGGTACGGGCACCACATCCAGCGATTGATGGTCACGGGCAACTTCGCGCTGATCAGCGGCGTGCACCCGCGCGCGATCAGCGACTGGTATCTGGGCATGTATGTCGACGCGATCGACTGGGTGACGCTGCCCAACACGCTGGGCATGGCGATGCACGCAGATGGTGGCGTGGTGGGCACCAAGCCCTACGCGGCGAGCGGGAAGTACATCCAGAAGATGTCGAACTACTGCAAGGGCTGCCGCTACGACCCCGACAAACGGACGGGCGAGGGCGCGTGCCCGTTCAACACTTTCTATTGGGAGTTCCTCGTGCGGAACGAGAAGATGTTTGGCGCCAACCGGCGCATGTCGCTTATCCTGAGCCACGTGAAGAAGATGACCAGGCAGGAGAAGGTCGAACTCACGGTCAGCGCCGGGAAACTGCGCGAGGGGTTCGGGATCGGCGATGTGTCGAAGGGGACGGCGTGA
- a CDS encoding heme-binding protein: MRSILLSLAAISVLLPGCGGPPNSEGPLALAVRQDAPGARAWLTEPCESNPVIRVYEPADMSPLERVGDAWVSGVSRIPTKLPVGYPPPTPIGAIELKWYPTVRRAAVDWQGPADMGSNFAFWPLFRHIDRKGIAMTSPVEIDYKDVESAEERPSEWRMAFLYEKFSDGPEGEFGRVKVEDQPPVVVLSAGVRGPYRVTNDQQALEALEAWLAEHPEWERAGPPRVLRYNGPEMPAPRKWSEVQIPVRLVSETTDQGA, translated from the coding sequence ATGCGATCGATCCTTCTCAGTCTTGCCGCGATATCGGTCCTTCTTCCCGGTTGCGGCGGCCCTCCGAACAGCGAGGGCCCGCTCGCGCTCGCGGTTCGTCAGGACGCGCCGGGCGCCCGGGCGTGGTTGACCGAGCCCTGCGAGAGCAACCCGGTGATCCGCGTCTACGAGCCGGCCGACATGAGCCCGCTCGAGCGCGTGGGCGACGCGTGGGTCAGCGGCGTCTCTCGCATCCCGACGAAACTGCCCGTCGGCTATCCGCCCCCCACGCCGATCGGCGCGATCGAGCTGAAGTGGTATCCGACAGTGCGCCGTGCCGCGGTCGACTGGCAGGGCCCTGCGGACATGGGCTCGAACTTCGCGTTCTGGCCGCTGTTCAGGCACATCGATCGCAAAGGCATCGCGATGACTTCGCCGGTGGAGATCGACTACAAGGACGTTGAGAGCGCCGAGGAGCGTCCGAGCGAGTGGCGCATGGCGTTCCTGTACGAGAAGTTCAGCGACGGGCCCGAGGGCGAGTTCGGTCGCGTGAAGGTCGAGGACCAGCCCCCGGTGGTGGTGCTGTCGGCCGGTGTGCGCGGGCCGTACCGAGTGACGAACGACCAGCAGGCGCTCGAGGCGCTGGAGGCATGGCTGGCGGAGCACCCGGAGTGGGAGCGTGCCGGCCCGCCGCGCGTGCTGCGATACAACGGGCCCGAGATGCCGGCGCCGCGCAAGTGGAGCGAGGTGCAGATCCCGGTGCGACTCGTCAGCGAGACCACGGATCAGGGCGCGTGA
- a CDS encoding SDR family oxidoreductase yields MTRSEPIDVQPGESPRRPRVAVTGATGYIGGRLAPALLREGYPVRCVVRSARKLTDRPWIDHPLLEITQCDLGAPTEDLARALAGCEAAFYLVHSMVVAGDQYAEEDMRLARGFAEAARVAGVQRIIYLGGLGEMGDRLSAHLASRRDVESALREGGVPVTTLRAAMIIGSGSAAFEILRYIVERLPVMVTPRWVSTRCQPIAVRNALEYLVRCVSTPETEGRTLEIGGSEVVTYAHLMKQMAQARGLPRRWVIPVPLLTPRLSSLWIHLVTPVSARLARPLAEGLRNEVVVRDDEAARLMPQRLLGVRESIDAALGKVSSNQVETAWTDAGVMPGDPDWAGGTVFVDERSIEVDAPPSAVFRAVTRIGGENGWYAADWLWRVRGVMDRLVGGPGLRRGRRHPETLAYGDALDFWRVIGVERDRSLDLRAEMRLPGVAKLSFTIEPRDGARDGCRLVQTARFRPKGLLGIAYWYCVLPLHGVVFRGMLRGFKRAAESSPGSGGA; encoded by the coding sequence ATGACGCGCAGCGAACCGATCGACGTCCAGCCAGGCGAGAGCCCGCGCCGCCCTCGCGTCGCGGTCACCGGCGCGACGGGGTACATCGGCGGTCGGCTCGCACCGGCGCTGCTGCGCGAGGGCTACCCCGTCCGCTGCGTCGTGCGTTCGGCGCGCAAGCTGACCGATCGGCCCTGGATCGATCACCCGCTCCTCGAGATCACGCAGTGCGACCTCGGTGCGCCGACCGAGGACCTGGCGCGAGCGCTCGCCGGGTGCGAGGCCGCGTTCTATCTCGTGCATTCCATGGTCGTCGCCGGGGATCAGTACGCCGAGGAGGACATGCGCCTCGCGCGCGGGTTCGCCGAAGCGGCGCGCGTCGCGGGCGTGCAACGCATCATCTACCTCGGAGGCCTGGGCGAGATGGGCGACCGCCTCAGCGCCCACCTCGCGTCGCGTCGCGACGTGGAATCCGCCCTGCGCGAGGGGGGCGTGCCCGTCACCACGCTGCGCGCCGCGATGATCATCGGGTCCGGGTCGGCGGCGTTCGAGATCCTGCGCTACATCGTCGAGCGCCTGCCCGTCATGGTCACGCCCCGCTGGGTCAGCACCCGCTGCCAGCCCATCGCGGTGCGCAACGCGCTCGAATATCTCGTGCGTTGCGTCTCGACCCCAGAGACCGAGGGCAGAACGCTCGAGATCGGCGGGTCTGAGGTCGTGACCTACGCGCACCTGATGAAGCAGATGGCGCAGGCGCGCGGCCTGCCGCGACGATGGGTGATCCCGGTCCCGCTCCTCACGCCCCGCCTGTCGTCGCTGTGGATCCACCTCGTGACGCCGGTGAGCGCGCGCCTGGCGCGCCCGCTGGCCGAGGGCCTGCGCAACGAGGTCGTGGTGCGCGACGACGAGGCGGCGCGACTCATGCCCCAGCGGCTGCTCGGGGTGCGCGAGTCCATCGATGCCGCCCTCGGCAAGGTCAGCAGCAACCAGGTCGAGACCGCCTGGACCGACGCGGGCGTGATGCCCGGCGATCCCGACTGGGCCGGCGGCACGGTCTTCGTGGATGAGCGCTCCATCGAGGTCGACGCGCCCCCGAGCGCCGTGTTCCGCGCCGTCACGCGCATCGGGGGCGAGAACGGGTGGTACGCGGCCGACTGGCTGTGGCGCGTCCGGGGCGTGATGGACCGGCTCGTCGGCGGGCCGGGCCTCCGGCGCGGGCGACGACACCCCGAGACGCTCGCGTACGGCGATGCGCTCGACTTCTGGCGCGTCATCGGCGTCGAGCGCGACCGATCGCTGGACCTGCGCGCCGAGATGCGACTCCCCGGCGTCGCGAAACTGTCCTTTACGATCGAGCCGCGCGACGGCGCGCGCGACGGGTGCCGGCTCGTCCAGACCGCCCGGTTCCGCCCCAAAGGTCTCCTGGGGATCGCGTACTGGTATTGCGTGCTTCCCCTGCACGGGGTTGTTTTCCGCGGCATGCTGCGGGGTTTCAAGCGGGCAGCCGAGTCGTCGCCGGGTTCTGGCGGCGCGTGA
- a CDS encoding glycosyltransferase — MSALAWTMAGACVLALIPLLVCLRNLSLYRPAIRGPEADPGDALLSVCIPARNESRNIAACVRSALANKGCAVEVLVYDDHSDDGTGEIVARLIDEDPRVRLVPTVALPEGWNGKQFACDQMARASLGDWLLFTDADVRFAPDCFARSLATAIGVDCALLSTIPRQETGTIGEKIIIPLIHFLLLSYLPMKRMRTTLDPASSAAVGQFLLARADAYRDSGGHASFRDTMHDGVKMPRAFRRAGHRTDLFDGTDVVSCRMYDSFPRVWRGFTKNAYEGLGSVALLLFITVMHLVGHVLPAIVVLWTAAAPNAYRPSRAAAGLAALAVLIAITQRVVLSLRFRQSLVGAFLHPLGVLLMTMIQWQSFAEHLLGVRAWRGRGAPAKTAASAG; from the coding sequence GTGAGCGCGCTGGCCTGGACGATGGCGGGCGCGTGCGTGCTCGCCCTCATCCCGCTGCTCGTCTGCCTGCGCAACCTCTCGCTCTACCGACCCGCGATCCGCGGGCCCGAGGCCGACCCCGGCGACGCGCTGCTGAGCGTCTGCATCCCGGCGCGCAACGAGTCGCGCAACATCGCGGCGTGCGTCCGGTCCGCGCTGGCAAACAAGGGATGCGCGGTCGAGGTGCTTGTCTACGACGACCACAGCGACGACGGCACCGGCGAGATCGTGGCCCGACTGATCGACGAGGACCCGCGCGTCCGGCTCGTGCCGACGGTCGCCCTGCCCGAGGGCTGGAACGGCAAGCAGTTCGCGTGCGACCAGATGGCGCGCGCGTCCCTGGGCGACTGGCTGCTCTTCACCGACGCCGACGTGCGCTTCGCGCCCGACTGCTTCGCGCGCTCCCTCGCGACCGCGATCGGCGTCGACTGCGCGCTGCTCTCCACGATCCCGCGCCAGGAGACCGGCACGATCGGCGAGAAGATCATCATCCCGCTCATCCACTTCCTGCTGCTCTCCTACCTCCCCATGAAGCGGATGCGCACGACGCTCGACCCGGCGTCGTCGGCGGCGGTGGGGCAGTTTCTGCTCGCGAGGGCCGACGCGTACCGCGATTCCGGCGGGCACGCGTCGTTCCGCGACACGATGCACGACGGCGTGAAGATGCCCCGCGCCTTCCGGCGCGCCGGGCATCGCACCGACCTGTTCGACGGCACCGATGTCGTTTCCTGCCGCATGTACGACTCCTTCCCGCGCGTCTGGCGCGGGTTCACGAAGAACGCGTACGAGGGGCTCGGCTCGGTCGCGCTGCTGCTGTTCATCACCGTCATGCACCTGGTCGGGCACGTGCTCCCGGCGATCGTCGTGCTCTGGACCGCCGCGGCCCCGAACGCGTATCGCCCGTCGCGCGCCGCGGCGGGTCTGGCGGCGCTAGCGGTTCTTATCGCGATCACCCAGCGCGTCGTCCTGTCGCTGCGGTTCCGTCAGTCGCTGGTGGGCGCGTTTCTCCACCCGCTGGGCGTGCTGCTGATGACAATGATCCAGTGGCAGAGCTTCGCCGAGCACCTGCTGGGCGTTCGCGCGTGGCGCGGGCGCGGCGCGCCGGCCAAGACCGCCGCGAGCGCGGGATGA
- a CDS encoding lysophospholipid acyltransferase family protein, with product MANRDDAIEFLPSRFSPRVTKGFSIVTRRMFRKQFAAIRMVKGSRELIESLDRRLGPAIIAVNHSSWWDPLVCVLLASTLTTSRTHAAPMDIEQLRRFRFMRKLGIFGVSPDDPRSLPRMTRHVLQRFSTEDRCTLWITPQGEFRDVRDEIALRPGVGAIAARASAEREIPVLSLAIEYGFWEDKRPEAFLRVQRVRAPDLGDDARRTRLVEAWTEAITEAMRENQCRLAQIVMERDARPFDILIGGHSGTHHPLYDLWLRLRRKQGPVVARRSRRERELDGPGLHRPTTTPGDAL from the coding sequence ATGGCGAACCGAGACGACGCGATCGAGTTCCTTCCCAGCCGCTTCTCGCCCCGCGTGACGAAGGGGTTCTCCATCGTCACGCGCCGGATGTTCCGCAAGCAGTTCGCGGCGATCCGCATGGTCAAGGGCTCGCGTGAGCTGATCGAGTCGCTCGACCGGCGGCTCGGCCCGGCGATCATCGCGGTCAACCACTCCTCGTGGTGGGATCCGCTCGTGTGCGTGCTGCTGGCGTCGACGCTGACGACCTCTCGCACGCACGCGGCGCCGATGGACATCGAGCAGCTGCGCCGCTTCCGGTTCATGCGCAAGCTCGGCATCTTCGGGGTTTCTCCCGACGACCCTCGTTCGCTGCCCCGCATGACGCGCCACGTGCTGCAGCGTTTCAGCACCGAGGACCGATGCACGCTGTGGATCACGCCCCAGGGCGAGTTCCGCGACGTGCGCGACGAGATCGCGCTGCGCCCGGGCGTGGGCGCGATCGCGGCGCGGGCCAGCGCCGAGCGAGAGATCCCGGTGCTGTCGCTCGCGATCGAGTACGGCTTCTGGGAGGACAAGCGCCCCGAGGCGTTCCTGCGCGTGCAGCGCGTCCGTGCTCCCGATCTGGGGGATGACGCCCGACGCACGCGGCTGGTTGAGGCGTGGACCGAGGCGATCACCGAGGCGATGCGTGAGAACCAGTGCCGGCTCGCGCAGATCGTGATGGAGCGCGACGCGCGACCATTCGACATCCTGATCGGGGGCCACTCCGGCACGCATCACCCGCTGTATGACCTGTGGCTGCGTCTGCGCCGCAAGCAGGGCCCCGTCGTCGCGCGGCGCTCGCGACGAGAGCGCGAGTTGGACGGGCCGGGGCTGCACCGCCCGACGACGACGCCCGGGGACGCCCTGTGA
- the crtI gene encoding phytoene desaturase — translation MTAHTNASTSPHVVVVGAGLAGLSSAVELTTMGCRVTLIDQNAHAGGKMNVLREEGFAFDMGPTIITLPNVLRGIITRSGRRVEDYIDLIDLDPQWRCFYEDGTVINLWKDEKRLAAELDRMFPTTKPGAGYLRFVEFARKMYRLSDRVFFYRDVGSVGDVMKAVPPTDLGLLRDVMQMRMHSTVGGTAHSWIPDSHVRQLCEHFLQYVGSSPFLAPAILSLIAAAQVDHGCWYPMGGTREVARSLERIAQEEGVDFVLGHRVVEIRREGARATGVRLDDGREIACDAVVSNCDVQRTCLDLLGGRAGKADALGRQRDIAKKYTPACAGVVLYLGLKRQYEHLAHHNFLFSADSHAEFDDIYKKGEPARDPTLYIAAPSRTDKGQAPEGGEALYVLIHTPYLRDRHRWTSGAGRDPGGFGAGDLLTGYRRVVIDKLKRFGMEDIEEHIVVERALTPRGIEKLYNAEGGAIYGLASHGKLHGGFKPNNRSRVLDNLYFAGGSANPGPGVPMVLMSGVTAARVLGEDFRLELPPVDSLMRPDLAGVGA, via the coding sequence ATGACCGCACACACCAACGCATCCACCTCGCCGCACGTCGTCGTGGTCGGAGCCGGCCTCGCCGGGCTGTCCTCGGCGGTCGAGCTGACCACCATGGGCTGCCGGGTGACGCTGATCGACCAGAACGCCCACGCCGGCGGGAAGATGAACGTCCTGCGCGAGGAGGGCTTCGCGTTCGACATGGGCCCGACGATCATCACGCTGCCGAACGTGCTGCGCGGGATCATCACCCGATCCGGGCGTCGCGTCGAGGACTACATCGACCTCATCGACCTCGACCCGCAGTGGCGATGTTTCTACGAGGACGGGACGGTCATCAACCTTTGGAAGGACGAGAAGCGCCTCGCCGCCGAGCTCGACCGCATGTTCCCGACGACCAAGCCGGGCGCCGGGTACCTCCGGTTCGTCGAGTTCGCGAGGAAGATGTACCGCCTGTCCGACCGCGTTTTCTTCTACCGCGATGTCGGCTCTGTCGGCGATGTGATGAAGGCGGTCCCGCCCACGGACCTGGGGCTGCTCCGCGATGTCATGCAGATGCGCATGCACTCGACGGTCGGCGGCACGGCGCACTCGTGGATCCCCGACAGCCACGTGCGCCAGCTCTGCGAGCACTTCCTGCAGTATGTCGGCTCCTCGCCCTTCCTCGCGCCGGCGATCCTCTCGCTGATCGCGGCGGCGCAGGTGGACCACGGGTGCTGGTACCCGATGGGCGGCACGCGCGAGGTCGCTCGCTCGCTGGAGCGCATCGCCCAGGAAGAGGGCGTGGATTTCGTGCTCGGGCATCGCGTGGTTGAGATCCGGCGCGAGGGCGCCCGCGCGACGGGGGTTCGTCTCGACGACGGGCGCGAGATCGCGTGCGACGCCGTGGTCTCCAACTGCGATGTGCAGCGGACCTGTCTGGACCTGCTGGGCGGGCGAGCGGGCAAGGCCGACGCGCTGGGTCGCCAGCGCGACATCGCGAAGAAGTACACCCCGGCCTGCGCGGGCGTCGTGCTCTACCTGGGGCTCAAGCGCCAGTACGAGCACCTCGCGCACCACAACTTCCTGTTCAGCGCCGACAGCCACGCCGAGTTCGACGACATTTACAAGAAGGGCGAGCCGGCGCGCGACCCGACGCTCTACATCGCGGCGCCCTCACGCACCGACAAGGGACAGGCGCCCGAGGGCGGCGAGGCGCTGTACGTCCTCATCCACACCCCGTACCTGCGCGACAGGCACCGCTGGACGAGCGGCGCCGGGCGCGACCCGGGCGGCTTCGGCGCCGGCGACCTGCTCACCGGCTACCGGCGCGTCGTGATCGACAAGCTCAAGCGGTTCGGGATGGAAGACATCGAGGAGCACATCGTCGTCGAGCGAGCCCTGACGCCGCGCGGCATCGAGAAGCTCTACAACGCCGAGGGCGGCGCGATCTACGGGCTCGCCTCGCACGGCAAGCTGCACGGCGGGTTCAAGCCCAACAACCGCTCGCGGGTGCTCGACAACCTGTACTTCGCGGGCGGCAGCGCGAACCCCGGGCCCGGCGTGCCGATGGTGCTGATGTCGGGCGTGACCGCCGCGCGCGTGCTCGGCGAGGACTTCCGCCTCGAGCTGCCTCCCGTTGATTCCCTGATGCGCCCCGATCTCGCCGGGGTGGGGGCCTAA
- a CDS encoding aldehyde dehydrogenase family protein: protein MTDHVIHPGDRADSPQEGPEHWPVRERVRWLRSFRAGVAARRDELIDLCVQEVHKTPWEALTADILPLLSAIRWHERRAARTLRDRRLPGSPWWMLGQSHRVACEPLGTVGVIATWNYPVQLLGIQLTQALVAGNRVVVKPSERSPRTQGVLLAIARDAGLPEGRLRWVDATREAGAAMLRECRFDHVVFTGSTSVGREIARWGAETLTPTTLELSGRDSAFVLADADPRLAARTIWHAATTNAGQTCMAPRRALIDRRVYGVFLEAMAPLASGARARRLIDEQAARRVFDLARDATRAGGRPLSGVLEPPRGGVFVPVAIADCPEHAALVAGDHFGPAIALVPVEDTEHALRVHARCEQHLATSVFTQDRAGARALARRLGSTTVTHNDCVIPTGHPASSISGRGASGWGESRGESGLLALTRPVHLSRTPRVRPGLDEPPPGQRRQFDAVLSRLYGPRRAPGGPPGQTGAAASGDAPASITTPAPGAGPNATRPVPADARV, encoded by the coding sequence ATGACCGACCATGTGATCCATCCCGGCGACCGCGCCGACAGCCCCCAGGAAGGGCCGGAGCACTGGCCGGTGCGCGAGCGGGTGCGATGGCTCCGATCGTTCCGGGCAGGCGTGGCCGCCCGGCGCGACGAGCTGATCGATCTCTGTGTCCAGGAAGTGCACAAAACCCCCTGGGAGGCGCTGACGGCCGACATACTGCCCCTGCTGAGCGCGATCCGCTGGCACGAGCGCCGCGCCGCTCGCACGCTCCGCGACAGGCGTCTGCCCGGCTCGCCTTGGTGGATGCTGGGTCAGTCCCATCGCGTCGCGTGTGAGCCCCTGGGCACGGTTGGCGTCATCGCGACCTGGAACTATCCGGTGCAGCTGCTGGGGATCCAGCTCACGCAGGCGCTCGTCGCCGGAAACCGCGTCGTCGTCAAGCCCAGCGAGCGGTCGCCTCGCACACAGGGTGTGCTGCTCGCGATCGCGCGCGACGCCGGGCTGCCCGAGGGGCGTCTGCGCTGGGTGGACGCGACGCGCGAGGCGGGCGCGGCCATGCTGCGCGAGTGCCGCTTCGATCACGTCGTGTTCACCGGCTCCACCAGCGTCGGGCGCGAGATCGCGCGCTGGGGCGCCGAGACCCTCACCCCCACGACCCTCGAGCTCTCCGGGCGGGACAGCGCGTTCGTGCTCGCAGACGCCGACCCTCGGCTGGCGGCCCGCACGATCTGGCACGCCGCGACGACCAACGCCGGCCAGACCTGCATGGCGCCGCGTCGCGCGCTGATCGACCGGCGGGTGTACGGCGTGTTTCTCGAAGCGATGGCGCCGCTGGCGTCGGGCGCTCGCGCCCGACGGCTGATCGACGAGCAGGCGGCGCGGCGCGTGTTCGATCTGGCGCGCGACGCGACCCGCGCCGGCGGGCGTCCCCTGTCGGGCGTGCTCGAGCCGCCCCGTGGGGGGGTGTTCGTCCCTGTCGCGATCGCCGACTGCCCGGAGCACGCCGCGCTCGTCGCGGGCGATCACTTCGGGCCGGCGATCGCGCTGGTGCCTGTCGAGGACACGGAGCACGCGCTGCGCGTCCACGCGCGCTGCGAGCAGCACCTCGCGACGAGCGTCTTCACACAGGACCGCGCCGGGGCACGGGCCCTGGCCCGCCGTCTCGGGTCGACGACCGTGACCCACAACGACTGCGTGATCCCCACGGGCCACCCGGCGTCCTCGATCTCGGGGCGGGGCGCGTCGGGCTGGGGCGAGTCTCGCGGCGAGTCGGGGCTGCTGGCGCTGACGCGCCCGGTGCATCTGTCGAGGACGCCCCGGGTGCGTCCGGGGCTCGACGAGCCCCCCCCGGGACAGCGCCGCCAGTTCGACGCCGTGCTCTCGCGCCTCTACGGGCCCAGGCGCGCGCCGGGCGGACCGCCCGGGCAAACAGGCGCGGCCGCATCCGGAGACGCGCCTGCGTCGATCACCACGCCCGCGCCGGGCGCCGGTCCGAACGCAACCCGACCGGTCCCTGCCGATGCGCGCGTCTGA